A region of the Pedococcus aerophilus genome:
TGTGGTTCCGGGCCTTTCGCGTGCCCGCCCAGACACGGTCCCCTGGTGGGCACTCCCTCCTCGCGCACACGGCATACTCACCGCATGGCGCACAGTGGCTCCTCGCCGAGCGGAGTGGTCTTTCCCGAGGTCGACGGCAAGCGGTCCACGTCCGCCGTGGGACGCGCCGTGGTCGCCGACGCGCTGCGGCAGGTCGACCCGGTGGGCGCGCAGGCCGCCGAGCGCGAGACCAGCTGGCGCCAGGGCTACCTCGGGCACTTCCGGCGCACCGTCGAGGCCGGGCTGCTGCGCGAGGGCGAGGCGGCCGTGGACATCGCCCGCGCCGGCCTGGACTCCCTGCACCGGCGGATGCGCTGCGCCACGGCCCGCGGCGAGGTGCCGTTGGGCGAGGCCTTCGCCGCCACGCCCGAGTCCGGGGCGCCGCTGGAGACGGCGACGGTGCGAGGCACCGGCGAGCGCACCGCCACGCTGAGCCTGCCCCTGCACGGCGAGCGCCTCACCGGTGCGGCCCTGAGCCGACAGCTCGACCGCTGGGTCGCAGCCGGCTCGATGGAGCCCTCGGCTGCCGACAAGGTCCGCGAGGTCATGGACCACCCCGAGTGGCTCGACCTGTCGGGCCAGAAGGTCGTCGTCCTCGGCGCCGGCGCCGAGATGGGCCCCCTGCGCGCCCTGCTGTCGTGGGGCGCCGAGGTGGTCGGTGTCGACCTTCCCCGGCCGGAGATCTGGAAGCGCGTCCTCGACGTCGCCGCCGGCTCCGCGGGCACCCTGCACCTGCCCGTGGCTGCGGGCTCCACCACCCGCCCCTCCTCGCCCACAGCATCGACCGCCCTCGCGTCGAGCGCCGGCGCGGACCTCGTCCACGGCCTCCCCTCCGTCGCGGACTGGCTCAGCGAGCTCGACGGCCCGCTCGTGGTGGGCAACTACGTGTATGCCGACGGGGCCACCAACGTCCGCGTCGCCATGGCCGTCGACGCCCTCAGCTGTGAGCTGCTGCGTCGCCGTGACGACGTCGCCCTGGCGTTCCTCGCCACGCCCACCGATGTCTTCGCGGTGCCTCGCGAGGCGGTGGAGTTCTCGACCCGGGCCTACCGGTCACCCTCGGCGGTGACCCGGGTCCTGCGCCCGGCGCTGCGCGGGGTCAGCGGTGGGCGTCTGCTCCAGCGCAACTACGCCCCGGGCTCCGACCCCGGCCTGAACGACAGCCTCGTCCCGCAGCAAGGGCCCAACTACGCCCTCGCGAAGCGGCTCCAGCGCTGGCGGGCCACCGTCGCCGCTCGTGAGGGCGTGAGCGTCTCTCTCAACGTCGCACCCCCGACCCGCACCCGTTCGGTGGTCAAGAACCGTGCGCTCGCCTCGGCCTACGCCGGTGCCCACCGGTTCGGGATCGAGGTCTTCGAGCCGGCCACGAGCAACACCCTGATGGCCGCCCTGCTCGTCCACGACCTGCGCAGCGGCAACACGGAGGGACGCTCGCCGTGGCAGGACGAGGCTGACGGTGCCGTTCACGGCGGTCTCTGGCGGACGGCATACGACCCGCGCAGCGCGCTGGGACTGGCTGTCGTCCTGGGGCTCGGCTCCGCGCGCGGCTGACGTCCTCGCTGGTCCCGAGGCCGATTCGGGGTGATTTGTCGTTTCCTGAACCAACCCAGACCCGCGCCTGACCCCTACTCGTGGGTCGTCACGTTGGGTGGGGGAACGGCCTCCCCCGTGACGGCGAATCCGCAGCGCCGCGGGAGCCCGTGACCGAAGGGAGCCCGACGATGACCCGTAGGCGCACACAACTAGCCGTGGTGTCGGCCACCGCGGCACTGGCAGTGGCGGTCACCTCCGCCATGCCGGGCGCAGCAGCCGCCGAATCCGCACCGAAGGCCGGGGGTTCGGCCTTCCTCGGCGAGGACAGCCACCACCTCGACGACCTCGACACCCGCAAGGACAAGGCCCAGCCGTCGGCGGCGCAGAAGGCAGCTGCCGAGCAGACCCGCTCAGGGAGCCAGCGCGGCGCAGCACCGGCCACCGTGACCTGGAACCGGTTCGGCTCCGCGGCCACGATCACGCCGACCGGCAAGGCCGCGCTCGCCACCGGCCTCGGCAAGGACGCCGTCGCCGCGGCCCGCGCCTATCTCGTGCGCCAGGCGAGCGTGCTCGGCGTGACCGCCGACGACGTCGCCGCGATGGAGCACGTGACGACCAACCGCATCGGCGACAGCAGCGTCGTCATGTTGCGCCAGACCGTCGGCGGTGTCCCCGCCGGACTCGACGGCCTCGTCGTCGTGGCGGTGCAGGACGGTTCGGCCCGCTACCTCACGTCCTCGCTCTCGCCGACCCGTGGTGCCGCGACGGCGCGACTGGCCGCGCCGAAGCTCACGCCGGAGCAGGCCCTCGGGCGTGCGGCCGACAACATCGGTCACGAGATCTCCGAGGTCAAGAGGGCCGGGGCAGCGAACGCCCGCACCGCCGCGACGGGGTGGACCTCGTTGCAGGCCAAGGGTCTCGTGGGTGAGCAGCAGGTCAAGCAGGTCGCCGTCCCTGTGCCCGGAGGCGCCACGCGCACGGCGTACCACGTGGTGACCCGCGCAGCCCAGGACGAGGGCTACTCGGTCTACGTCGACGCCGCGACCGGCGAGGTCCTCGCCCGCGACGGCCTCGTCGACCACGACAGCGACAACCCGCGCTGGTCGGTCTTCACCTCCGTCCCCGAGGTCTCCCCGACCCCGGCCGACACCCGCGTGCAGTGGTGCTGGACGACGACCACCGGCTGCGCGGAGGCGGTCCAGAACCCGGCGTCACCGCTGGCCTGGGACGTCGACCCGGTCACGAAGGCGACCACGACGACCACGAGCGGCAACAACGCCACGAGTGGCGAGCGCTGGGTCGCCGGCGGGGTCGTCACCCCGGCCACGCTGCGCAGCGACCGGAACTACACCTACCCGTTCACCGGTCAGTGGACCAAGGAGCGCTGCAACCCGGCGAACTACTCCAGCCCGGAGCGCAACGACATCGACGCCGCGACGGCCAACCTGTTCGCGATGCACAACCGCATGCACGACTGGTCCTACCAGCTCGGCTACACCGAGTCGGCCTGGAACATGCAGCGCGACAACTTCGGCAAGGGCGGCCTGGGCGCCGACCCCGAGCTCGGCTACAGCCAGTCCGGCGCCAAGTCCGGCTCGCGCAACAACGCCAACCAGGGCACCCCGCCCGACGGCATCAGCGGCTACAGCAACATGTACCTCTGGCAGCCGCTGGCGGGCTCCTTCTACGCACCGTGCGTCGACGGCGACTACGACATGTCGGTCATCGGCCACGAGTACGGCCACGGCATCAGCAACCGCATGGCCGGCGGTCCCGACCGCGGCCTGTCCGGCCTCCAGGCCGGCGCCATGGGCGAGAGCTGGTCGGACCTGATGGCGACGGAGTACCTGCAGGAGCAGGGCTACGTGCCGTTCAGCTCGACGGCGACGCCGATGGGCGCGTACGTCACCGGCAACGCCGAGCACGGCATCCGCAACTACAACTTCAGCAAGAGCCCGCTGAACTACTCCAACGTGGGCTACGACCAGACCGGCCCGCAGGTCCACGCCGACGGTGAGATCTGGTCGGCGACGCAGAGTGACGTCCGCAGCGCGTTCATCACGCGCTACGGCGGCGGTGACGCGG
Encoded here:
- a CDS encoding M36 family metallopeptidase, producing the protein MVSATAALAVAVTSAMPGAAAAESAPKAGGSAFLGEDSHHLDDLDTRKDKAQPSAAQKAAAEQTRSGSQRGAAPATVTWNRFGSAATITPTGKAALATGLGKDAVAAARAYLVRQASVLGVTADDVAAMEHVTTNRIGDSSVVMLRQTVGGVPAGLDGLVVVAVQDGSARYLTSSLSPTRGAATARLAAPKLTPEQALGRAADNIGHEISEVKRAGAANARTAATGWTSLQAKGLVGEQQVKQVAVPVPGGATRTAYHVVTRAAQDEGYSVYVDAATGEVLARDGLVDHDSDNPRWSVFTSVPEVSPTPADTRVQWCWTTTTGCAEAVQNPASPLAWDVDPVTKATTTTTSGNNATSGERWVAGGVVTPATLRSDRNYTYPFTGQWTKERCNPANYSSPERNDIDAATANLFAMHNRMHDWSYQLGYTESAWNMQRDNFGKGGLGADPELGYSQSGAKSGSRNNANQGTPPDGISGYSNMYLWQPLAGSFYAPCVDGDYDMSVIGHEYGHGISNRMAGGPDRGLSGLQAGAMGESWSDLMATEYLQEQGYVPFSSTATPMGAYVTGNAEHGIRNYNFSKSPLNYSNVGYDQTGPQVHADGEIWSATQSDVRSAFITRYGGGDAALQKSCATGATDVESCPGNRRWIQLVFDAWLLMPSGAVSMLDARDAMLAADLLRFGGANQDLLWDAFAARGMGRGASSTSSADSAPIPSFESPYSRNANLTFVPTGEDGRPVAGAKVFVGEYTARSRPVADTDPATSLDETFTTVPGTTTYTVTAPGHAQKQLTFTSKPGQTRNMPAPLTTNLASTQAGATVTGVGTKVPAMVDGDEGTTATTTDAPTAAQKVFTVDLVGGRQVVRKVQLSALPEPGSAGRFQNLRQFKVWACDAKGRVLCDQDADYRAVFTSAPDAFPGTAPRPVAPELKMRSFEIPQTAATHLRFELVTNQCQGGPAFQGEQDADPANATDCTTAYAGAQKVAVSEVQVLRR